The DNA segment GCCGCGGGTAGGCCACCCTGTCGCCGGGGCCCAGGCCCAGCTGGGTGGGGAGCCAGGCGACCAGTTCCTTGGAGCCGACGATCGGCAGGACGTGCCGGTGGGTGACCTCACGGGCGCCCAGGCGGCGCTCCACCCAGCCCGTGATCGCGTCACGCAGTGCCGGGGTGCCCCAGACCGTCGGATAGCCCGGGGAGTCCGCCGCGTCGATCAGGGCCTTCTGGATCAGCTCGGGAACCGGGTCGACCGGCGTGCCGACCGAGAGGTCGACGATGCCGTCGGGGTGCGCGGCGGCCGTCTTCTTGTACGGCTCCAGCTTGTCCCAGGGGAAGGCCGGAAGGCGGTCGGAGACTGCGGACACGGGATCTCGCTCACTTTCTGGTACAGCGGATACGGCAACGCCTCGGTCCCGCACGACGATCGGGGTGATCAGGCCGTACGGGACCGAGGCGGCACGCTGTGCGGGTCGCCGGTGAGGATTACTCGGCCTGCGGCGGGAGCGCGGCGACGAACGGGTGGTCGCGCTCGATCAGACCCAGCTTGCTGGCGCCGCCGGGGGAGCCGAGCTCGTCGAAGAACTCGACGTTGGCCTTGTAGTAGTCCTTCCACTCCTCCGGAGTGTCGTCCTCGTAGAAGATCGCCTCGACCGGGCATACCGGCTCACAGGCACCACAGTCGACGCATTCGTCCGGGTGGATGTACAAGGACCGCTGGCCCTCGTAGATGCAGTCGACCGGGCACTCCTCGATGCACGCCTTGTCCTTGACGTCGACACAAGGCTGCGCGATGACGTAGGTCACGCTGTCGTTCCTCCTCGATAGGGCGCTGGCGGGCCTCCTCAGGCTCCGCCGCCTGGCGCGCGGGAGCGCGGCGTCGTCGATGCCCGCCTCTAGTATCTCCGTTCTTGGGCATGATCCGAACAGGAGGGGTGAACTGACCTGTGGAAATCTCAGCGACGGGACGCCTTAAGGTCCGTATCACCGCTGCTGACGTGGGCAAACGGGTCTCCGTGCGCCGCCTGAACGATCCTGCGGCCGAGGGTGAGAAGTTCACCGACACGGTGGGTGTTCTCGCATCATGGGACGACGGTGTGCTGCTGATCACACGGAAGAGTGGCGAGACCGTCCGCATCGCGGAATCGTCGCTGGTCGCGGGGAAGGTGGTGCCCCCCACTCCCGCCCGGCGCCGGGGGCCCGCCGCGTCGTACGAGGAACTCGCGCACGTCGCCGCGCGCGCGTGGCGGCCCGTCGTGAGCGAGCGGCTCGGCGAGTGGGAGCTGCGCACCGCGTCCGGGTTCACCCGGCGGGCCAACTCGGTGCTGCCGCTCGGCGACCCCGGCATACCGCTGCCGGACGCGCTGGACGTCGTACGGCGCTGGTACGGCGACCGTGGGCTCCCCGCGTACGTCCAGACCGCGACCGGGGCCGAGGGCACGCAGGAGCTGCTGTGCGCGGAGCTGGAGCGGCTCGGGTGGGTGCGGGAGGTGTCTGCCGAGATGTGGATCGGGGCGCTCGCGCCCGTCACCGACCGGGACGAAGGTGCCGGAGTGGTGCTGGCCCGGGAGGCGGACGAGGCTTGGCTTGCGCGGTATCAGCGCAAGGGGGTGAGCGAGGTGGCCCTGAGGGTGCTCGGGAGCGGGCCGTCGGTGTGGTTCGCGACCGTTCCGAGTGCGGAGGGTGGTGCGCCCGCCGCGATCGGGCGCTGTGTCGTGGACGGGCGGTGGGCCGGGTTCGCGGCCGTGGAGGTCGATCCGACGCTGCGGCGGCAGGGGCTGGCCACCAGGGTGATGGCCGCGCTGGCCCGGCAGGCCCTCGACGAGGGGGCGTCGGCGGCGTGGCTGCAGGTCGAGGCGGAGAACGTGGGCGCGCGGGAGATGTACGCCGGGATGGGGTTCGCCGCGCATCATGCCTACCACCACTATCGATCTCCGTGAGCAGTGGTACCGATCGCCGCGAAAGGGCACGAGCCAGCTATGCGTCCCCCCTATCCCCCACCGCCCGAACGTTCCGCCGAGCTGCGGAGGCGGTTCGCCGAAGAGGCGCGGTCCGAGCGGCCCGATCTGTCCATGCTGTGTCTGCTGGTGGGAGCCGAGGCGGACGGGGCACTGGACGAGTCGAGGATGGATTCCGTACAGGTGGAGCTGGATGCCCTGGCCGGACAGCTGCCGTTCCGGCCGGGCGGGCCGAGGGCTTGGGCCGTGGCCCTGCGTGAGCTGCTCGGGGAGCGGTACGGGTTTCGCGGCTCGGCCGCGGACTATCAGCGGCTGGAGTCGTCGTTGCTGCACGAGGTGCTTCAGCGGCGGCGTGGGCTGCCGATTCTGTTGTCGGTGGTGTGGCTGGAGGTGGCCCGGCGGGCGGGGGCCCCGGTGTACGGGGTCGCGTTGCCCGGGCACTTCGTCGTGGGGTTCGGGCCGGTCGATGAGCAGGTGCTCGCCGATCCGTTCGACGGAGGGCGGGTGTTGACGGGGGGCGATGCGGAGCTGCTAGTGGCGGGGGCCACGGGGGCTCCGCTGGATCCGTCGATGCTGTCGCCGGCCGATCCGCTGGATGTGGTGCTGCGGATTCTGAACAACGTTCGGGCCTGGGCGGCGACTCGGCCCGAGCGGTCGGATGTGGCGCTGTGGGCGGTGGACCTGTCGCTGCTGCTGCCGTCGCATCCGGCTCGGTTGCGGTTCGAGCGGGCGCAGTTGCTTGTGCAGCGGGGGGACTTCGTCGAGGGGGCGGTGGAGTTGGAGGAGTACGCGGAGTTGATCTGTGCGGTGGACGAGGGGGCGGCGGAACAGGTGCGGGGGCAGGCTCGGGCGGCTCGGGCGTTGCTCAATTGAGTTCGCCGGTTCGCCGTAGGGGGTTGCGTTGTCATGCGGGTGCGGGTGCATAGTCGTTGATCGCGCCCACGCGGCGGAGCCGCATGTCGGGACAGCCCCGCGCCCCTGGGGCGCTGCCCTTGTCCGGCGACTACAGCCAGCCCTTCTCTCTCGCGATCCGTACCGCCTCCGCCCTGTTCCGTACCGCCAGTTTCTGGATCGCCGTCGAGAGGTAGTTGCGGACCGTGCCCTGGGACAGGTGCAGGGCTGCTGCCAGCTCGGCGTTCGTGGAGCCGCCCTCCGCTGCCCGCAGGACCTCCCGCTCGCGGTCCGTCAGAGGGTTGGCGCCCTCCGCCAGGGCCGCTGCCGCCAGGGTGGGGTCGATGACCCGTTCCCCTGCCAGGACCTTGCGTATCGCCTCGGCCAGTTGTGCCGCGGGGGCGTCCTTGACCAGGAAGGCGTCGGCGCCGGACTCCATCGCGCTGCGGAGGTAGCCGGGGCGGCCGAAGGTCGTGAGGACGAGCAGCTTCACGGCCGGCAGCTCCTTGTGCAGCAGTGCCGCGGCCTCGATGCCCGTCGCGCCCGGCATCTCGATATCCAGGAGCGCCACGTCCACGTCGTGCTCGCGGGCCGCCGCCAGGACCTCGTCGCCGCGGGCCACCTGGGCGACGACCTCGATGTCCTCCTCCAGGCCGAGCAGGGCGGCCAGGGCCTCGCGGACCATCGACTGGTCCTCGGCGAGGAGGACCTTGATCGTGCGGCTCATGAACCGGATCCTACGTCCGCCGAGATCGCGGCGGCCGGGACGCGGGCGATCAGCCGGAAGCCCTGCCGGGTGCCGGCCGCCTCCAGGGTGCCACCCGCCTTCTCCAGGCGTTCCGATAGGCCCGTCAGGCCGTGGCCGGGGCCGTTGCCCTGCTCGCCGGAGCCGTCGTCCTCGACGGAGAGTTCG comes from the Streptomyces sp. NBC_00443 genome and includes:
- the fdxA gene encoding ferredoxin gives rise to the protein MTYVIAQPCVDVKDKACIEECPVDCIYEGQRSLYIHPDECVDCGACEPVCPVEAIFYEDDTPEEWKDYYKANVEFFDELGSPGGASKLGLIERDHPFVAALPPQAE
- a CDS encoding GNAT family N-acetyltransferase, whose protein sequence is MEISATGRLKVRITAADVGKRVSVRRLNDPAAEGEKFTDTVGVLASWDDGVLLITRKSGETVRIAESSLVAGKVVPPTPARRRGPAASYEELAHVAARAWRPVVSERLGEWELRTASGFTRRANSVLPLGDPGIPLPDALDVVRRWYGDRGLPAYVQTATGAEGTQELLCAELERLGWVREVSAEMWIGALAPVTDRDEGAGVVLAREADEAWLARYQRKGVSEVALRVLGSGPSVWFATVPSAEGGAPAAIGRCVVDGRWAGFAAVEVDPTLRRQGLATRVMAALARQALDEGASAAWLQVEAENVGAREMYAGMGFAAHHAYHHYRSP
- a CDS encoding transglutaminase-like domain-containing protein; the protein is MRPPYPPPPERSAELRRRFAEEARSERPDLSMLCLLVGAEADGALDESRMDSVQVELDALAGQLPFRPGGPRAWAVALRELLGERYGFRGSAADYQRLESSLLHEVLQRRRGLPILLSVVWLEVARRAGAPVYGVALPGHFVVGFGPVDEQVLADPFDGGRVLTGGDAELLVAGATGAPLDPSMLSPADPLDVVLRILNNVRAWAATRPERSDVALWAVDLSLLLPSHPARLRFERAQLLVQRGDFVEGAVELEEYAELICAVDEGAAEQVRGQARAARALLN
- a CDS encoding response regulator transcription factor; this encodes MSRTIKVLLAEDQSMVREALAALLGLEEDIEVVAQVARGDEVLAAAREHDVDVALLDIEMPGATGIEAAALLHKELPAVKLLVLTTFGRPGYLRSAMESGADAFLVKDAPAAQLAEAIRKVLAGERVIDPTLAAAALAEGANPLTDREREVLRAAEGGSTNAELAAALHLSQGTVRNYLSTAIQKLAVRNRAEAVRIAREKGWL